The DNA region CGTCCGTCGAGCCGGGCGCATTGAGTTGCCTGAATTTTTCTTTGCCGGTTATCATTACTGTTCGCAAGCCGGCCTCGCGCGCGATTGAGAGAATCGTGGGAACTGCTATTGCGCCGCGATCCGGCAGGTTATCGTTCCAGGTAAGGCCATGGCCTTCGGGGGTGTAGCCGGTGAGCATGGAGGCGTGCGAGGGCAAGGTGACGGGCGGGAAAATTGTTTGCGCCTTCCAGGTGTAAGCGCCGCGTTTGGCCAGCGCAAAAATATTGGGCGCATTTGCCTGAAGAAGCCCGTCGGGCCGCAAACCGTCAATGGAGATGACGACGACTTTGGATGGCGGGAGCGGAGTCGGGGTGG from Chloroflexota bacterium includes:
- a CDS encoding alkaline phosphatase family protein; its protein translation is MQRLLLTLALAALVLAGCAAPVPPTLTATSAPVSTAAPTATPTITATATLTSTPTATPTPLPPSKVVVISIDGLRPDGLLQANAPNIFALAKRGAYTWKAQTIFPPVTLPSHASMLTGYTPEGHGLTWNDNLPDRGAIAVPTILSIAREAGLRTVMITGKEKFRQLNAPGSTD